Proteins encoded within one genomic window of Mycolicibacterium monacense:
- a CDS encoding ATP-binding cassette domain-containing protein, which produces MIELINVAKTFGGGVPALRDVSFSVPTGSVCALLGHNGAGKTTTVRILSTLLRPSSGQAIVAGYDVARAPAEVRRRIGVTGQDAALDARLTGRENLVLFGRLRGLRRAAARARADELIDQFDMADAADRRVNTYSGGMRRRIDIAVSLVVPPQVLFLDEPTTGLDPRSRREVWNLVSSMAAQDITVLLTTQYLEEADILSDSVVILNAGEIVASGTADELKQQTGVSYCQMTARSSEEVPRIAAALADFDEVEIDTDTSSVSVPAAQGVATLSEVFRRLSDLDIELLDISLRRPSLDEVFLHLTTPATSK; this is translated from the coding sequence GTGATCGAGCTCATCAACGTCGCGAAGACGTTCGGCGGGGGTGTTCCGGCTCTGCGTGACGTGAGCTTTTCCGTTCCGACGGGGTCTGTGTGCGCGCTGCTGGGGCACAACGGCGCCGGTAAGACGACGACGGTCAGGATCCTGTCGACTTTGCTGCGGCCCAGTTCGGGTCAGGCAATCGTCGCCGGCTACGACGTGGCGCGGGCGCCGGCGGAGGTGCGTCGTCGTATCGGCGTCACTGGGCAGGACGCCGCCTTGGACGCCCGGCTCACCGGCCGGGAGAACCTCGTCCTGTTCGGGCGGCTGCGCGGGCTGCGCCGCGCCGCCGCCCGAGCCCGCGCCGACGAGCTCATCGACCAATTCGACATGGCGGATGCGGCTGACCGCCGGGTCAACACCTACTCCGGAGGTATGCGTCGGCGCATCGACATCGCGGTCTCACTCGTGGTCCCGCCGCAGGTGCTCTTCCTCGATGAGCCGACCACCGGTCTCGATCCCCGCAGCCGACGCGAAGTCTGGAATCTGGTGTCGTCGATGGCCGCTCAGGACATCACCGTACTGCTGACGACGCAGTACCTGGAAGAAGCCGACATCCTCAGCGATTCGGTTGTGATCCTCAACGCCGGGGAGATCGTCGCCAGCGGCACGGCAGATGAACTCAAGCAGCAGACCGGTGTCAGCTACTGCCAGATGACCGCGAGGAGTTCGGAGGAGGTGCCGCGGATCGCCGCAGCGCTCGCCGACTTCGACGAGGTCGAGATCGACACCGACACCAGCAGCGTCTCCGTCCCCGCGGCGCAGGGCGTCGCGACGCTGTCGGAAGTGTTCAGACGGCTCAGCGACCTGGACATCGAACTGCTCGACATCTCGCTGCGCCGGCCCTCGCTCGACGAGGTGTTCCTTCATCTGACCACTCCGGCGACCTCGAAGTGA
- a CDS encoding AMP-binding protein, giving the protein MTASTLPTVLRERASLQPNDTAFTFIDYEKAVEGVHESLTWAQLYRRTVNLAHELSEHAQPGDRAVIVAPQGLDYLVAFLGSLQAGLIAVPLSTPMPGVHDERISAVLRDAAPTVVLTTSSIGAMVTEYVAPDDAETAATLIEVDLLDLESRRKSAARRVERPETAYLQYTSGSTRTPAGVMVSYRNLSANFEQIMASFLAHYGGIAPPGTTAVTWLPFYHDMGLLLGVFAPILAGWPTVFTTPLSFLARPARWMQMVAGSPLAITAGPNFAFELAVGKTSDDDMAGYDLGNTCIIISGSERVHDATLKRFAQRFRKFNLPEEVLRPAYGLAEATLYVATNSPGKPPTIVHFEPEKLSAGHAKRTETGTPLVSYGSPDSPAVRIVDPQTRRELSAGAIGEIWVRGENVCLGYWGKPEQTEEVFNAFLDSPSPGTDAGPWLRTGDLGFISDDELFIMGRLKDLLIVRGRNHYPDDIEGTIQEISGGRVAAISVEQDRTEQLVAIVEVKKRGDTDEDVAAYFADLKNRVTSAISTAHGISAADLVLVPRGSIPITTSGKVRRASCAELYRDGAFTRLDA; this is encoded by the coding sequence ATGACTGCGTCAACACTTCCCACCGTGCTGCGGGAACGCGCAAGTCTGCAGCCCAACGACACGGCATTCACGTTCATCGACTACGAGAAGGCCGTCGAAGGCGTCCACGAGTCGCTCACGTGGGCGCAACTGTACCGCCGCACGGTGAACCTCGCGCACGAGCTGAGCGAACACGCGCAGCCCGGCGACCGGGCCGTGATCGTCGCACCGCAGGGGCTCGACTACCTGGTCGCGTTCCTGGGCTCCCTGCAGGCCGGACTCATCGCGGTGCCGCTGTCGACACCCATGCCGGGGGTGCACGACGAGCGAATCAGCGCGGTGCTGCGCGACGCCGCCCCCACCGTGGTGCTGACCACCTCGTCCATCGGCGCCATGGTCACCGAATACGTGGCGCCCGACGACGCCGAGACCGCGGCGACGCTGATCGAGGTCGACCTGCTGGACCTCGAGAGCAGACGGAAATCGGCGGCCCGCCGGGTGGAGCGGCCCGAGACGGCCTATCTGCAGTACACGTCGGGCTCGACGCGCACGCCGGCGGGCGTGATGGTGTCCTACCGCAATCTGTCGGCGAACTTCGAACAGATCATGGCGTCGTTCCTGGCGCATTACGGCGGCATCGCACCGCCCGGGACCACCGCGGTCACGTGGCTGCCCTTCTACCACGACATGGGGCTGCTGCTCGGGGTGTTCGCGCCGATCCTCGCGGGCTGGCCGACCGTGTTCACCACACCGCTGTCCTTCCTGGCCCGGCCGGCCAGGTGGATGCAGATGGTGGCCGGCAGCCCGCTTGCCATCACCGCGGGACCGAACTTCGCCTTCGAACTCGCCGTCGGCAAGACCTCCGACGACGACATGGCCGGGTACGACCTCGGCAACACCTGCATCATCATCAGCGGGAGCGAGCGGGTGCACGACGCGACCCTGAAGCGATTCGCGCAGCGCTTCCGCAAGTTCAACCTGCCCGAAGAGGTCCTGCGCCCGGCGTACGGGCTGGCCGAGGCGACGCTCTACGTCGCGACGAATTCGCCCGGCAAACCCCCGACCATCGTGCATTTCGAACCGGAGAAACTGTCGGCCGGTCACGCCAAACGTACCGAAACCGGGACCCCGCTGGTCAGCTACGGCAGCCCCGACTCCCCCGCGGTCCGGATCGTCGATCCGCAGACTCGCCGCGAGTTGTCCGCCGGGGCGATCGGCGAGATCTGGGTGCGTGGCGAGAACGTGTGCCTCGGCTACTGGGGCAAACCCGAACAGACCGAGGAAGTGTTCAACGCGTTCCTCGACTCCCCGTCGCCGGGTACCGACGCGGGTCCGTGGCTGCGCACCGGCGATCTGGGGTTCATCTCCGACGACGAGCTGTTCATCATGGGCCGGCTCAAGGATCTGCTGATCGTGCGCGGCCGCAACCACTATCCGGACGACATCGAGGGCACGATCCAGGAGATCTCCGGCGGCAGGGTCGCGGCGATCTCGGTCGAACAGGACCGGACCGAACAGCTGGTCGCCATCGTGGAGGTCAAGAAGCGCGGCGACACCGACGAGGACGTGGCCGCCTACTTCGCGGACCTGAAGAACCGGGTGACCAGCGCGATCTCCACCGCGCACGGGATCAGCGCAGCCGACCTGGTGCTGGTGCCGCGCGGCTCGATCCCGATCACCACGAGCGGCAAGGTGCGTCGCGCCTCGTGCGCGGAGCTCTACCGCGACGGCGCGTTCACCCGGCTGGACGCCTGA
- a CDS encoding transcriptional regulator translates to MPRTDENGRQLKALLDYLLDGDVEAKAIYDALGISSSTYYRRIKEQDYPDAEELRRVADRFALSYPDLQIRFGLMSRQEVWHYVESAPFTVATVADAAPTTRRRPKLSELAPRPDAPPL, encoded by the coding sequence ATGCCACGTACCGACGAGAACGGCAGACAGCTCAAAGCGTTGCTCGACTACCTGCTCGACGGCGACGTCGAGGCCAAGGCGATCTACGACGCGCTGGGAATCTCGAGCAGTACGTACTACCGCCGCATCAAAGAGCAGGACTATCCCGACGCTGAAGAGCTACGACGCGTCGCCGACCGGTTCGCGTTGAGCTATCCGGACCTCCAGATCCGGTTCGGCCTCATGAGCCGTCAGGAAGTGTGGCACTACGTGGAGTCGGCGCCTTTCACCGTGGCCACCGTTGCCGACGCCGCACCCACGACCCGCCGCAGGCCGAAACTCTCGGAATTGGCACCGCGTCCCGACGCTCCACCGCTGTAG
- the ileS gene encoding isoleucine--tRNA ligase produces MTAYPKPAGGAPNFPELEADVLDYWASDDTFRASIAGRDGAPEYVFYDGPPFANGLPHYGHLLTGYVKDIVPRYRTMRGYKVERRFGWDTHGLPAELEVQRQLGITDKADIDAMGIEKFNDACRASVLKYTDEWRSYVTRQARWVDFDNDYKTLDLSFMESVIWAFKQLWDKGLAYQGVRVLPYCWNDETPLSSHELRMDDDVYQSRQDPAITVGVQAVDGPLAGSHLLVWTTTPWTLPSNQAVAVNPDVTYVQVAVGDRRYVLAEARLAAYAREIGEEPEVLATMTGSELLGTRYLPPFPYFTDKPEAQNAWQVLRGDFVTTEDGTGIVHMAPAYGEDDKATTDTVGITPVTPVDSKGRFDASVPDYQGQHVFDANPQIIRDLKNGTGSAGANGAVLVRHETYEHSYPHCWRCRNPLIYRAVSSWFIKVTEFRDRMVELNQEITWYPEHVKDGQFGKWLQGARDWSISRNRYWGTPIPVWMSDDPAHPRIDVYGSLDELERDFGVRPTNLHRPFIDELTRPNPDDPTGKSTMRRIEDVLDVWFDSGSMPYAQVHYPFENRDWFDGGPDEDAHFPGDFIVEYIGQTRGWFYTLHVLATALFDRPAFKTCVSHGIVLGNDGQKMSKSLRNYPDVTEVFDRDGSDAMRWFLMASPILRGGNLIVTEQGIREGVRQVLLPLWNAYTFLALYAPKKGTWRTDSSHVLDRYILAKLAQLRDDLTESLDVCDISGACDELRQFTEALTNWYVRRSRSRFWDEDPDAIDTLHTVLEVTGRLAAPLLPLVTEVIWRGVTGGRSVHLTDWPSADELPKDPALVAAMDQVRAVCSTASSLRKAKKLRVRLPLPKLTVAVTDPAQLEPFADLIADELNVKAVELTDDIDTYGRFELTVNARVAGPRLGKDVQAAIKAVKAGEGVVNADGTLTAGPAVLQPGEYTARLVAADAEFTAALPDGAGLVVLDGTVTPELEAEGWAKDRIRELQELRKSSGLDVSDRISVVMSVPQTHEEWARTHRDLIAGEILATAFEFGEPADGSEIGDGVRVAIAKA; encoded by the coding sequence GTGACCGCCTATCCCAAACCGGCCGGTGGAGCGCCGAACTTCCCCGAACTGGAAGCCGACGTCCTGGATTACTGGGCCAGTGACGACACCTTCCGTGCCAGCATCGCCGGACGTGACGGGGCCCCCGAATACGTCTTCTACGACGGGCCGCCGTTCGCCAACGGGCTTCCGCACTACGGGCACCTGCTGACCGGCTACGTCAAGGACATCGTTCCCCGCTACCGCACCATGCGCGGCTACAAGGTGGAACGCCGCTTCGGCTGGGACACCCACGGGCTGCCCGCCGAACTCGAGGTGCAACGACAGCTCGGCATCACCGACAAGGCCGACATCGACGCGATGGGCATCGAGAAGTTCAACGACGCGTGCCGCGCCTCGGTGCTGAAGTACACCGACGAGTGGCGCAGTTATGTCACCCGCCAGGCGCGGTGGGTCGACTTCGACAACGACTACAAGACGCTCGATCTCAGCTTCATGGAGTCGGTGATCTGGGCGTTCAAGCAGCTGTGGGACAAGGGGCTGGCCTATCAGGGGGTGCGGGTGCTGCCGTACTGCTGGAACGACGAGACCCCGTTGTCCAGCCACGAACTGCGGATGGACGACGACGTCTACCAGAGCAGGCAGGACCCCGCGATCACCGTCGGCGTTCAGGCCGTCGACGGCCCGCTGGCCGGATCGCATCTGCTGGTGTGGACGACCACACCGTGGACGCTGCCGTCGAACCAGGCGGTGGCGGTGAACCCCGACGTGACCTACGTGCAGGTCGCGGTCGGTGACAGGCGCTACGTGCTGGCCGAGGCCCGGCTGGCCGCCTACGCCCGCGAAATCGGGGAGGAACCCGAGGTGTTGGCCACGATGACCGGCAGCGAACTGCTCGGCACGCGCTACCTGCCGCCGTTCCCGTACTTCACCGACAAACCCGAGGCGCAGAACGCCTGGCAGGTGCTGCGCGGCGACTTCGTCACCACCGAGGACGGCACCGGCATCGTCCACATGGCGCCGGCGTACGGCGAGGACGACAAGGCGACCACCGATACCGTCGGCATCACGCCGGTCACACCGGTCGACTCCAAGGGCCGGTTCGACGCCAGCGTGCCGGACTATCAGGGCCAGCACGTCTTCGACGCCAACCCGCAGATCATCCGCGACCTCAAGAACGGCACCGGTTCGGCGGGCGCCAACGGCGCCGTGCTGGTCCGGCACGAGACCTACGAACACTCCTATCCGCACTGCTGGCGCTGCCGCAATCCGCTGATCTACCGCGCGGTGTCGTCGTGGTTCATCAAGGTCACCGAATTCCGGGACCGGATGGTCGAGCTGAACCAGGAGATCACCTGGTATCCCGAACACGTCAAGGACGGTCAGTTCGGTAAGTGGCTGCAGGGCGCCCGTGACTGGTCGATCTCGCGAAACCGCTACTGGGGCACGCCGATTCCGGTGTGGATGTCCGACGATCCCGCGCACCCGAGAATCGACGTCTACGGCAGCCTCGACGAACTCGAGCGGGATTTCGGGGTGCGGCCGACCAACCTGCACCGGCCGTTCATCGACGAGTTGACCCGCCCCAACCCGGACGATCCGACCGGTAAGTCGACGATGCGGCGCATCGAGGACGTGCTCGACGTGTGGTTCGACTCCGGGTCGATGCCGTACGCCCAGGTGCACTACCCGTTCGAGAACCGGGACTGGTTCGACGGAGGACCCGACGAGGATGCGCACTTCCCGGGCGATTTCATCGTCGAGTACATCGGCCAGACCCGCGGCTGGTTCTACACCCTGCACGTGCTGGCCACTGCGCTGTTCGACCGCCCGGCGTTCAAAACCTGTGTGTCCCACGGCATCGTGCTCGGCAACGACGGCCAGAAGATGAGCAAGTCGCTGCGCAACTACCCCGACGTCACCGAGGTCTTCGACCGCGACGGCTCCGATGCGATGCGCTGGTTCCTGATGGCCTCGCCGATCCTGCGCGGCGGCAACCTGATCGTCACCGAACAGGGCATCCGCGAGGGTGTGCGGCAGGTGCTGCTGCCGTTGTGGAACGCCTACACGTTCCTGGCGCTCTACGCCCCGAAGAAGGGCACCTGGCGGACCGACTCCAGCCATGTCCTGGACCGGTACATCCTCGCGAAGCTGGCGCAACTGCGGGACGACCTGACCGAGTCTCTGGACGTCTGCGACATCTCGGGTGCGTGCGACGAGCTGCGGCAGTTCACCGAGGCGCTGACGAACTGGTATGTGCGGCGGTCCCGTTCGCGATTCTGGGATGAGGATCCCGACGCGATCGACACCCTGCACACCGTGCTCGAGGTGACCGGACGGCTGGCGGCGCCGCTGCTGCCGTTGGTCACCGAGGTGATCTGGCGCGGGGTGACCGGTGGGCGGTCCGTGCACCTGACCGACTGGCCGTCGGCCGACGAACTGCCGAAGGATCCGGCGCTGGTCGCCGCGATGGATCAGGTCCGCGCGGTGTGTTCGACCGCCTCGTCGCTGCGCAAGGCCAAGAAGCTGCGCGTCCGCCTGCCGCTGCCGAAATTGACTGTCGCCGTTACTGATCCGGCTCAGCTCGAACCGTTCGCCGACCTCATCGCCGACGAGCTCAACGTCAAGGCCGTCGAGCTCACCGACGACATCGACACCTACGGCCGCTTCGAGCTCACGGTCAACGCCCGCGTCGCCGGCCCGCGCCTGGGCAAGGACGTGCAGGCGGCGATCAAGGCGGTCAAGGCGGGGGAGGGGGTCGTCAACGCGGACGGCACGCTGACGGCCGGACCCGCGGTGCTGCAGCCCGGTGAGTACACCGCACGGCTGGTGGCGGCCGATGCGGAGTTCACCGCGGCGCTGCCCGACGGTGCCGGGCTGGTGGTGCTCGACGGCACGGTGACACCTGAACTGGAGGCCGAGGGCTGGGCCAAGGACCGCATCCGCGAACTGCAGGAGCTGCGCAAGTCCAGTGGCCTCGACGTGTCGGATCGCATCAGCGTGGTGATGTCGGTGCCGCAGACCCACGAGGAGTGGGCGCGCACGCACCGGGACCTCATCGCCGGGGAGATCCTCGCCACCGCTTTCGAATTCGGTGAGCCGGCCGACGGGTCCGAGATCGGCGACGGGGTGCGGGTGGCGATCGCCAAGGCGTGA
- a CDS encoding acetyl-CoA acetyltransferase, with translation MQDIWILGAYQSDFARNLSREGSDFGDLTAEVVGHTLASARMDADAVEVVHVGNAFGELFAGQGHLGAMPATVDDALWGVPASRHEAACASGSVATLAAIADLRSRAYDVALVAGLELEKTVPGPVGAAHLAAAAWVGHEGEDTKNIWAQVFSRVADEYDRRYGLDEIHLRAIADLNYDNARRNGNAQTRGWAVPHLATDGADDDDRNPVVEGRLRRYDCSQLTDGGAGIVLVTDDYLRDHPDARPLARIEGWGHRTVGLGLTQKLRRDADSPYVLPHVRGAVHDAFGRAGIGSDALDAVDGFEVHDCFTPSEYLAIDHIGLTGPGESWQAVENGDIAIGGRLPINPGGGLIGGGHPVGATGVRMLVDAAKQVSGTAGDYQVDGAVRFGTLNIGGSTATTVSFLVGAPPR, from the coding sequence ATGCAGGACATCTGGATCCTCGGCGCGTACCAGAGCGATTTCGCCCGCAACCTGAGCCGGGAGGGCAGCGATTTCGGCGATCTGACCGCCGAGGTGGTCGGGCACACGCTGGCCTCGGCGCGGATGGACGCGGACGCCGTCGAGGTCGTCCACGTCGGCAACGCGTTCGGCGAGTTGTTCGCGGGCCAAGGGCATCTCGGCGCCATGCCCGCGACCGTCGACGACGCGCTGTGGGGAGTACCCGCCTCCCGGCACGAGGCCGCGTGCGCGTCGGGCAGCGTCGCCACCCTCGCCGCGATCGCCGACCTGCGCTCGCGCGCCTACGACGTGGCACTGGTCGCCGGCCTCGAACTGGAGAAGACGGTGCCCGGACCTGTCGGCGCGGCCCACCTGGCCGCGGCCGCCTGGGTCGGGCACGAGGGAGAGGATACGAAAAACATCTGGGCACAGGTGTTTTCGCGCGTCGCCGATGAATACGACCGCCGCTACGGACTCGACGAGATCCATCTGCGCGCGATCGCCGACCTCAACTACGACAACGCGCGCCGCAACGGCAACGCCCAGACCCGCGGCTGGGCGGTGCCCCACCTCGCGACCGACGGCGCCGACGACGACGACCGCAACCCCGTCGTGGAGGGCCGTCTGCGGCGCTATGACTGCAGCCAGCTCACCGACGGCGGTGCGGGCATCGTGCTGGTGACCGACGACTATCTGCGGGACCACCCCGACGCCCGGCCGCTGGCCCGCATCGAGGGCTGGGGCCACCGCACGGTCGGCCTCGGATTGACCCAGAAGCTCCGGCGCGACGCGGACTCGCCGTACGTGCTCCCCCACGTGCGCGGTGCGGTGCACGACGCGTTCGGCCGCGCCGGGATCGGTTCCGACGCCCTGGACGCGGTGGACGGCTTCGAGGTGCACGACTGTTTCACCCCGAGCGAGTACCTGGCCATCGACCACATCGGGCTGACCGGACCGGGAGAGTCCTGGCAGGCCGTCGAGAACGGTGACATCGCGATCGGCGGCCGGCTTCCGATCAATCCCGGCGGCGGCCTGATCGGCGGTGGGCATCCGGTGGGCGCCACCGGCGTCCGGATGCTCGTCGACGCGGCCAAACAGGTCAGCGGCACCGCCGGTGACTATCAGGTCGACGGCGCCGTCCGATTCGGCACCCTCAACATCGGCGGGAGCACCGCCACCACGGTGAGCTTCCTCGTCGGGGCGCCGCCGCGCTGA
- a CDS encoding carotenoid oxygenase family protein codes for MRVERLQTFASTLPADDDHPYRTGPWRPQVTEWRADDLEVVAGEVPADLDGMYLRNTENPLHPAATAYHPFDGDGMIHIVEFGGGKAAYRNRFVRTDGFLAENEAGGPLWAGFIEMPSAAKRADGWGARTRMKDASSTDVVVHRGTALTSFYMCGDLYQVDPYTADTLGKETWHGDFPDWGVSAHPKIDPVTGELLFFSYSKEAPHLRYGVVDKDANLVHHTDVALPGPRMPHDMAFTENYVILNDFPLFWEPSLLKQDIHAPVFHRDMPSRFAVLPRRGDQSQVRWFETDPTYALHFVNAYEDGDEIVLDGFFQDNPSPSTKGAKSLEDAAFRYLALDGFESHLHRWRFNLATGAATEERLSDSLTEFGMMNGDYQTRRHRYVYAATGKPGWFLFDGLVKHDLRDGTEERITFGDGVFGSETAMAPRQDGTAEDDGYLVTLTTDMNDDASYCLVFDAARIADGPVCKLRLPERICSGTHSTWVSGAELRRWHSPR; via the coding sequence ATGCGAGTGGAACGCCTGCAGACCTTCGCCTCGACGCTGCCCGCCGATGACGACCATCCGTACCGCACCGGGCCGTGGCGCCCCCAGGTCACCGAGTGGCGGGCCGACGACCTCGAGGTGGTCGCCGGCGAGGTGCCTGCCGATCTCGACGGCATGTACCTGCGCAACACGGAGAACCCGCTGCATCCGGCCGCGACGGCCTACCACCCGTTCGACGGTGACGGGATGATCCACATCGTCGAGTTCGGCGGGGGAAAAGCGGCCTACCGCAACCGCTTCGTCCGCACCGACGGCTTCCTCGCCGAGAACGAGGCCGGGGGACCGCTGTGGGCCGGGTTCATCGAGATGCCCTCGGCCGCCAAACGCGCCGACGGCTGGGGCGCGCGCACGCGGATGAAGGACGCGTCGAGCACCGACGTCGTCGTCCACCGCGGGACGGCGCTGACCAGTTTCTACATGTGCGGCGACCTCTACCAGGTCGACCCGTACACCGCCGACACCCTCGGCAAGGAGACCTGGCACGGCGACTTCCCGGACTGGGGGGTGTCGGCGCATCCCAAGATCGACCCGGTCACCGGGGAGCTGCTGTTCTTCAGCTACAGCAAGGAAGCGCCTCATCTGCGCTACGGCGTGGTCGACAAGGACGCGAACCTGGTGCACCACACCGACGTCGCGCTGCCCGGGCCGCGGATGCCGCACGATATGGCGTTCACCGAGAACTACGTGATCCTCAACGACTTCCCGTTGTTCTGGGAGCCGTCGCTGCTGAAGCAGGACATCCACGCACCGGTCTTCCACCGCGACATGCCGTCGCGTTTCGCCGTGCTGCCCCGCCGCGGTGACCAGTCGCAGGTGCGGTGGTTCGAGACCGACCCGACGTATGCCCTGCACTTCGTCAACGCCTACGAGGACGGTGACGAGATCGTGCTCGACGGGTTCTTCCAGGACAACCCGTCACCGTCGACGAAGGGCGCGAAGTCGTTGGAGGACGCGGCCTTCCGCTACCTGGCACTCGACGGGTTCGAATCGCACCTGCACCGCTGGCGGTTCAACCTCGCCACGGGGGCGGCCACCGAGGAACGGCTGTCGGACAGCCTCACCGAATTCGGCATGATGAACGGTGACTACCAGACCCGGCGGCACCGCTACGTGTACGCCGCCACCGGCAAACCGGGCTGGTTCCTGTTCGACGGGCTGGTCAAACACGATCTGCGCGACGGTACCGAGGAGCGGATCACGTTCGGCGACGGCGTGTTCGGCAGCGAGACCGCGATGGCGCCGCGTCAGGACGGCACCGCCGAGGACGACGGCTACCTCGTCACCCTGACCACGGACATGAACGACGACGCCTCCTACTGCTTGGTGTTCGATGCCGCGCGGATCGCCGACGGTCCGGTGTGCAAGCTGCGGCTTCCTGAAAGAATCTGCAGCGGAACACATTCGACGTGGGTGTCCGGGGCTGAGCTGCGGCGCTGGCACAGCCCGCGGTGA
- a CDS encoding winged helix-turn-helix transcriptional regulator translates to MTGGSGPVNAVGRMLGLLGDEWTLLLVRETLLGARRFTDFRTLPISTAVLTNRLRSMVDDGLLDRQVYQQQPLRAGYVPTDRCWALWPVLVSIWHWERTWVPGHTSSLPAMAHRGCGREFSPVLRCASCRRAVESTDVDGRWGPSGGWQRSVPRGATRRRARGDGTAQAGLFPETMAIFGNRWASAIIGAAFLGTRRFSDFQGRLRAPAAMVAEHLRVFCDIGVLQGAAHPQRADWSEYHLTPKGRAFFPVVASSIHWAEEWFGAPEGPALILTHTVCGQRFVPELACDQCEETLTADAVRILPRAGEQAVIRG, encoded by the coding sequence GTGACCGGGGGCAGCGGGCCGGTCAACGCCGTCGGCCGGATGCTCGGCCTGCTCGGCGACGAGTGGACGCTGCTCCTCGTCCGCGAAACCCTCCTGGGCGCACGGCGGTTCACCGACTTCCGCACCCTGCCCATCTCCACCGCCGTGCTGACCAACCGGCTGCGCTCGATGGTGGACGACGGGCTGCTCGACCGCCAGGTCTACCAGCAGCAACCGCTGCGCGCCGGTTACGTTCCCACGGACCGCTGCTGGGCGCTGTGGCCGGTGCTGGTGTCGATCTGGCACTGGGAGCGCACCTGGGTCCCCGGCCACACCTCGTCGCTGCCCGCGATGGCGCATCGCGGCTGCGGTCGCGAATTCTCGCCGGTGCTGCGCTGTGCCAGCTGCCGTCGCGCCGTCGAATCGACCGACGTCGACGGCCGGTGGGGTCCCAGCGGGGGCTGGCAGCGGTCCGTACCCCGCGGCGCGACCCGCAGGCGCGCCCGCGGCGACGGGACCGCCCAGGCCGGGCTGTTCCCCGAGACCATGGCGATCTTCGGCAACCGCTGGGCCTCGGCGATCATCGGTGCGGCGTTCCTCGGGACGCGGCGGTTCAGCGACTTCCAGGGCCGCCTGCGCGCGCCGGCGGCGATGGTGGCCGAGCACCTGCGGGTGTTCTGCGACATCGGGGTGCTGCAGGGCGCCGCCCATCCGCAGCGCGCCGACTGGTCCGAATACCACCTCACGCCCAAGGGCCGGGCGTTCTTCCCGGTCGTCGCATCGTCGATCCACTGGGCCGAGGAGTGGTTCGGGGCACCCGAGGGGCCGGCGCTGATCCTCACCCACACCGTGTGCGGACAGCGTTTCGTCCCGGAACTGGCCTGCGATCAGTGCGAGGAGACGTTGACCGCCGACGCGGTCCGGATCCTGCCCCGCGCCGGAGAGCAGGCGGTCATCCGCGGGTGA
- a CDS encoding RNA-binding S4 domain-containing protein: MAAHEVPIGDDTIRLGQFLKLASLIDSGADAKSVIADGSVTVNGEVELRRGRQLHPGDTVTLGGDSARVTRG, encoded by the coding sequence ATGGCGGCGCACGAGGTTCCGATCGGTGACGACACGATCCGTCTCGGTCAGTTCCTCAAACTCGCCTCGCTGATCGACAGCGGGGCGGATGCCAAATCGGTGATCGCCGACGGGTCGGTCACCGTCAACGGCGAGGTGGAGCTGCGCCGGGGCCGCCAACTCCACCCCGGCGACACCGTGACCCTGGGCGGGGACTCCGCGCGCGTCACCCGCGGATGA